ACCGTAAATCGGCTCGTCCCGGGCCAGCAGCTCCGGAAACACGTCCCGGCCGAAATCGGCCGGCTCGCCGGCCTTGATCGTGTCGAGCGCACGAGGCTCAAGGACGAGAATGCCGGCACTGACCCATCGGCTGAACACCTGATCCGCGGAGGGTTTCTCGACAAACCGCGTCACCCTGCTGTTTTCGTCGAGCGCCGCGATGCCGCTTTGTGTCACGTCGTCTCGGTAAAATAGCGCGATTGTCGCCGCTCCTCCCGTTGCCCGGTGGAACGCCCACAGGCGATCGAGCCGGCAGGTGCTCAAGTTATCGCCGTACCACACCAGGGACGGCGATTCGCCGAAGAGCGACGCGGCGTTCTTGACGGCCCCCGCCGTGCCGAGCAACACCGGCTCCACAATGTAGGTGAGCCGCACGCCCCAGGCTGCGCCGTCGCCGAAGTGCTCCTTGACGACGTTCGGGAGGTGATGCAGGTTGATAACGACGTCCGTGACGCCATAGCGGCGAAGCCATTCGATCGTATACTGCAGCACGGGCTTGCCGCCCACTCTTATCATGCACTTGGGGATTTGCTCGCTGAGGGGCCGCAGGCGCGTCCCCAGTCCCGCTGCCAGGATCATCGCCCGATCGGGAGCCGGCCGGTCAAGCAAGCCGCTTGTACCACGTGTGCACGCGCCGGTAGGCGCCGCCGCCGAGGAAGGACAGCCCGAATTGCGCGTACCCACCCGGGTTGAACGGGCTAGTCTTGACGGCCTCGAGGATGCGGCGGCGCCCTTCGCGCGTGCGCCCGCTCCGGCACAACTTGCCGCCGATCTTCCTCAGATAGAAGCCGCGGAGCCCAGGGGGCATCATCCGGCCGTACCGTTCGAGCACATGTTCCTCGAGCTTCCGGGCATCGTCGATCCGGTCGCCCAGCCGTGCTCCGGTGTGCCGGCGGATCCGCAGAACTACGTCGGGGACGTACTTCACGTCGTACTGCTCCGCCAGCCTGAGGTAGAGTTCCCAGTCCTCGGAGGTCGTCAAGCCCTCGTCGTAGCCGCCAAGGCGGCGGACGATCGCGGTCCGCAGCACCGGGTTGGACGCGGATCCCGTAAACGCATCCTTCTGCCACAACAGCGGCAGCAGCACCCGGCCCTCCAGAACCGGTCGGTGCATCTCAAACTCCCGCCCGCGATCGTCGAACCTGACAAATCCGCCGTACACCAGCCCCAGCCGATCGTCGCCGCTCCGGAAGACGGCGGCCTGGTGGTGGAGCTTGTTAGGCAGCCACTCGTCGTCGTCGTCCAGGAACGCCAGCAGCCCGCCGGCCGCCTCCCGGACACCGATGTTCCTCGATCGCGAAATGTTGCACGGCGCGTGCCTGATGTGGCGAAGTCGCCGGTCCTGAATACTGCGAATCAGCTCGTCGGTCCCGTCCGTCGAGGAGTTATCGAGGATGAGCAGTTCGAAGTCCGCGAACTCCTGGGCCAGGACGCTGCGGATCGCGCGTTCAAGGTACCGTGCCCGGTTGAACGTCGTAATCGCGACCGTGAGCGCCGGCATCGTCAGTCGGGCCGATATCCGGCTACGGTGATCCGCAGCCCTGCATCGAGTTGATAGCGCGGCTGCCACCCAAGTTCTTTCTTTGCCTTGGTGTTGTCAAGACAATACCGGATTTGCTCGCCCGGCCGGTCCGGGTAATAGATCGGCCGCGGGTCCTTGCCGAGGATTCTCGCAATCCGCGCGTACAGGTCGTTCAGCGTGGTCTCGACGCCCGTGCCGATATTGAACACGGGATCGGGGTGATCCGGGCGCACGGCGAGGGCGAGCAGGTTGGCGTCCACCACGTCCTCGACAAAGACGTAATCCCGCGTCTTGCTGCCGTCGCCCCACATCTCCGCCTGCTCGTTCGACGCGAGTTTGCGGATGTAGTCGGCCATGGCGCCGGTCCGCTGCCGCGGCCCGTAGATCGCCGCGTAGCGCAGGATCACGTAGGGAATGCCGTAGGCGCGGCGGTAGAAACGCGCGTAATTCTCGACCGCCTGTTTCGAGACGACGTACGGCGAGGCGGGATCGATTGGGCACCGCTCGTCGCACGGCAGCGTCGCGGCGTTCCCGTAGAGAAAGCCGGACGAGCCGAT
The bacterium genome window above contains:
- a CDS encoding nucleotidyltransferase family protein — protein: MILAAGLGTRLRPLSEQIPKCMIRVGGKPVLQYTIEWLRRYGVTDVVINLHHLPNVVKEHFGDGAAWGVRLTYIVEPVLLGTAGAVKNAASLFGESPSLVWYGDNLSTCRLDRLWAFHRATGGAATIALFYRDDVTQSGIAALDENSRVTRFVEKPSADQVFSRWVSAGILVLEPRALDTIKAGEPADFGRDVFPELLARDEPIYGYRMQPDEGLWWIDRPEDLRRLEDLWPALPFARARPATLK
- a CDS encoding glycosyltransferase, whose translation is MPALTVAITTFNRARYLERAIRSVLAQEFADFELLILDNSSTDGTDELIRSIQDRRLRHIRHAPCNISRSRNIGVREAAGGLLAFLDDDDEWLPNKLHHQAAVFRSGDDRLGLVYGGFVRFDDRGREFEMHRPVLEGRVLLPLLWQKDAFTGSASNPVLRTAIVRRLGGYDEGLTTSEDWELYLRLAEQYDVKYVPDVVLRIRRHTGARLGDRIDDARKLEEHVLERYGRMMPPGLRGFYLRKIGGKLCRSGRTREGRRRILEAVKTSPFNPGGYAQFGLSFLGGGAYRRVHTWYKRLA
- a CDS encoding NAD-dependent epimerase/dehydratase family protein, producing the protein MERPVDVKNATVLVTGGAGFIGSHTVDALVERGARVVVVDNLSTGRRQNVNPRAKFYELNLADEAFTEVMNRERPDIVYHLAFYVLVPNSVENPLLDVDVIVGSIRLFQAAKGLGVRRIVIGSSGFLYGNAATLPCDERCPIDPASPYVVSKQAVENYARFYRRAYGIPYVILRYAAIYGPRQRTGAMADYIRKLASNEQAEMWGDGSKTRDYVFVEDVVDANLLALAVRPDHPDPVFNIGTGVETTLNDLYARIARILGKDPRPIYYPDRPGEQIRYCLDNTKAKKELGWQPRYQLDAGLRITVAGYRPD